A region of Candidatus Curtissbacteria bacterium DNA encodes the following proteins:
- a CDS encoding twin-arginine translocase TatA/TatE family subunit, protein MFNFIKNLSPVEVGAILLILIVLFGAKIVTRLAKTGGQSFKEIKKVKKTFTEALEDNSDGTTK, encoded by the coding sequence ATGTTCAACTTCATAAAAAACCTAAGCCCAGTGGAAGTCGGCGCCATTCTCTTAATCCTAATAGTCCTCTTCGGCGCGAAAATAGTCACCCGCCTCGCCAAAACCGGCGGTCAGTCCTTTAAAGAAATCAAAAAGGTTAAAAAGACTTTTACAGAAGCACTGGAAGATAACAGTGACGGCACGACAAAATAA
- the tatA gene encoding twin-arginine translocase TatA/TatE family subunit translates to MPTIGATEWIIIAFIILLLFGGKKIPEFFKGLGEAVKEFKKSSRDLGEDEGKSKS, encoded by the coding sequence ATGCCAACAATTGGGGCAACCGAATGGATAATCATTGCTTTTATTATTCTCCTACTCTTTGGAGGCAAAAAAATACCGGAATTTTTTAAAGGTCTGGGAGAAGCGGTTAAGGAATTCAAAAAATCCTCGAGAGATTTAGGCGAAGACGAGGGAAAAAGTAAGAGCTAA
- a CDS encoding twin-arginine translocase subunit TatC: MENITPLNYPQLKAELEKYQPFLLEARKRLIFTLCVFATATIAGFVFYEKIIKFLIRILNLEGINVVFTSPFQFITLAISCGLATGLVISFPLFVIQILYFLKPALRKKEFKIVTRHLPLFFILFLAGFVFGTLIMKWQIQIFLEKSVSLGIGNVLDISRLLTTVLLTSVLLGIAFEFPLVLLILLRTGIINGQQLKRSRRWVYLGSFLFAILLPADSILADVFLALPLIILFEITLLLNRLRK, encoded by the coding sequence GTGGAAAATATCACTCCCCTCAATTACCCTCAACTTAAAGCAGAATTAGAAAAATATCAGCCTTTCTTACTTGAAGCTAGAAAAAGATTGATTTTTACGCTTTGTGTATTTGCAACTGCAACAATTGCGGGATTTGTCTTCTATGAAAAAATAATCAAGTTCCTGATCAGGATCTTAAACCTCGAGGGAATTAACGTAGTCTTTACGTCGCCTTTTCAGTTTATTACTCTTGCAATCAGTTGCGGCCTAGCAACGGGCCTTGTGATCTCCTTTCCACTTTTCGTCATCCAAATTCTATATTTTCTAAAACCCGCCCTGAGAAAAAAAGAGTTCAAGATTGTAACGCGGCATTTACCACTCTTCTTCATTCTTTTTTTGGCTGGATTTGTATTCGGGACACTAATTATGAAGTGGCAAATACAAATATTCTTAGAAAAATCGGTATCTCTTGGTATCGGCAATGTTTTGGATATCAGCCGCCTTCTAACCACAGTCCTTTTAACTTCAGTACTTTTGGGAATCGCTTTTGAATTCCCTCTAGTCCTTCTTATTCTTTTGCGTACCGGAATTATCAACGGTCAGCAATTGAAAAGATCCCGTAGATGGGTCTATCTGGGCTCCTTTCTTTTTGCTATTCTTCTTCCCGCGGACTCAATTTTGGCGGACGTCTTTCTCGCTTTGCCCCTGATAATATTGTTTGAGATTACATTACTGTTAAATAGACTACGAAAATAA
- the pgk gene encoding phosphoglycerate kinase — protein sequence MKLLSDLDVSGKRVFLRADLDVPLDSDLKDEVRLRNIKPTFDYLLEHGASQIMIAGHIGRPEERDPALSTDKLLAPLAEILGRKITFKDDLERKTEGEVVLLDNLRFWPGEEANDPDFAKKLAFMADFYINDAFGDSHRAHASIIGVPAFLTHAAGIHLQKEVEELSRLLEGPERPFVAVVGGAKMETKIPIVNNLAQIADKVLVGGLIAKQLITNEVSVNRHSGVATTTIGSRDSISSSRETSSLIASLQNDNKKSNVIVASLTPNGKDIDDVSVNRFVETIKGAKTVVWNGPVGFFEEGHESGTMAIAKAIIDSGAYSVVGGGETTEFLASKGLLDKFSFVSSGGGAMLEFLAGRELPGIRALE from the coding sequence ATGAAATTGCTTTCCGATTTAGACGTTTCCGGCAAAAGAGTGTTTTTGAGGGCGGATTTGGATGTGCCGCTCGATAGCGACTTAAAAGATGAGGTTAGGCTTAGGAATATCAAACCTACTTTTGATTATCTTTTAGAACACGGTGCTTCGCAAATAATGATTGCCGGACATATCGGGAGGCCGGAGGAAAGAGATCCTGCCTTATCCACGGACAAACTTCTTGCACCACTCGCAGAAATTTTAGGCCGCAAAATTACATTTAAGGATGATTTGGAAAGAAAAACAGAGGGAGAGGTTGTCCTTTTGGATAATCTGCGTTTTTGGCCCGGAGAAGAAGCAAATGATCCGGATTTTGCGAAAAAACTAGCGTTCATGGCCGATTTTTACATCAACGATGCTTTCGGAGATAGCCACCGTGCGCACGCTTCTATAATTGGGGTTCCTGCTTTTTTGACGCATGCAGCCGGTATTCACCTACAAAAAGAAGTAGAGGAGCTTTCAAGGTTGCTTGAGGGGCCGGAAAGGCCTTTCGTTGCTGTGGTTGGAGGAGCAAAAATGGAGACTAAGATTCCCATTGTTAATAATTTAGCCCAAATTGCAGATAAGGTATTGGTGGGAGGACTTATCGCAAAACAGCTGATAACTAATGAAGTTTCAGTTAATCGTCATTCTGGAGTGGCAACGACCACGATAGGATCTAGAGATTCTATTTCGAGCTCGCGAGAAACAAGCTCTCTTATCGCTTCGCTCCAGAATGACAACAAAAAGTCAAATGTTATAGTTGCTAGCTTAACGCCAAATGGTAAGGATATTGACGATGTATCAGTGAATCGATTCGTTGAGACAATAAAGGGAGCTAAAACCGTGGTTTGGAATGGGCCTGTCGGATTTTTTGAAGAAGGACATGAATCAGGAACGATGGCAATCGCGAAGGCGATTATTGATTCGGGCGCATATTCCGTAGTCGGTGGCGGGGAAACAACCGAATTTTTAGCTTCAAAAGGACTTTTAGATAAATTTTCTTTCGTGTCTTCGGGCGGCGGAGCGATGCTGGAGTTTCTTGCCGGCCGCGAGCTTCCCGGGATTAGAGCTTTAGAATAA
- a CDS encoding Mur ligase family protein, with translation MCAIGPPSPKATEGQGGEFMFKDYYEVRDWVENFIPQVYGKENLGLSRIEYLLKLLKNPEKKFKSVHIAGTSGKGSTAFYTARLLRQKGFKVGLHVSPHLVDIRERMQIFSSRHPGGSETTDKQSFSSNRIYTNRRDSIASLQNDGFMSMKRFISLFNQIKPVVEQMGASQVGFPSYFEILVAASFKYFAEEEVDWAVVEVGLGGRLDATNVLESRIAVITNIGLDHTEILGNTIEKIAFEKAGIIKVKVPVVTAVTGKALSVIEKIAVKNKSQLIKVSTQKPPIGLSNRGISPSALLALSALKALKIRVNDAEIDKAFSANFPGRFEEINDLVILDGAHNTDKIKALINFVRNSKQSRLRRDPVNRNLTLNTVLVIAFKKGKKWKKMLDQLLKDLPIKRVIATQFNAVTDTGPTPSQRLRGVNKFGFVPAEEIEKYLKSFQEVRAIKNSQEAVFKAVNERKRDELVLVTGSLYLVGEVRTMWELSEV, from the coding sequence ATGTGCGCGATTGGCCCTCCTTCGCCAAAGGCTACGGAAGGGCAAGGTGGAGAGTTCATGTTTAAGGATTATTACGAAGTTAGAGATTGGGTTGAAAATTTTATCCCGCAAGTTTACGGAAAAGAGAACTTAGGACTTTCGAGAATTGAGTATCTTCTAAAACTTTTAAAAAATCCAGAAAAAAAATTTAAATCAGTTCATATTGCCGGAACCAGCGGAAAAGGGTCGACGGCTTTTTATACTGCAAGACTTTTGAGGCAAAAAGGGTTTAAAGTCGGTCTTCACGTTTCTCCTCATTTGGTGGATATAAGAGAGAGGATGCAAATTTTTTCTTCTCGTCATCCTGGAGGGAGTGAAACGACCGATAAGCAGAGCTTTTCTTCGAATAGGATCTATACAAACCGGAGAGATTCTATCGCTTCGCTCCAGAATGACGGTTTTATGTCAATGAAAAGGTTCATCAGTCTATTCAACCAAATAAAACCGGTTGTAGAGCAAATGGGAGCCTCGCAGGTTGGATTTCCGAGCTATTTTGAGATTTTAGTTGCCGCTTCTTTTAAATATTTCGCGGAGGAGGAAGTTGACTGGGCGGTTGTCGAAGTAGGGCTCGGTGGAAGGTTGGACGCGACAAATGTCCTGGAGAGCAGAATTGCTGTCATTACCAACATTGGTTTGGACCATACAGAAATCCTTGGAAACACAATAGAAAAAATCGCTTTTGAAAAAGCGGGGATTATAAAAGTTAAAGTTCCGGTTGTGACAGCAGTGACCGGAAAAGCACTTTCTGTCATTGAGAAAATTGCTGTGAAAAATAAGTCGCAGCTGATTAAGGTTAGTACTCAAAAACCTCCAATTGGGCTTTCCAATCGGGGTATTTCACCTAGCGCGCTTTTGGCTCTTTCAGCGCTCAAGGCCCTAAAAATCCGTGTAAATGACGCAGAAATAGACAAGGCTTTTAGCGCGAATTTTCCGGGGAGGTTCGAAGAAATTAACGACCTTGTAATTTTAGACGGGGCGCATAACACTGACAAAATTAAAGCGCTGATTAATTTTGTCAGAAACTCGAAACAAAGTCGTTTAAGGAGAGACCCTGTAAACAGGAATCTCACCTTAAACACAGTTCTTGTTATTGCTTTTAAAAAAGGGAAAAAGTGGAAAAAAATGTTGGATCAATTATTGAAAGATTTACCAATTAAAAGAGTAATTGCTACACAATTTAATGCGGTAACAGATACAGGCCCCACTCCGTCTCAAAGACTTCGAGGGGTAAATAAATTTGGTTTTGTTCCGGCAGAGGAAATTGAGAAATATCTCAAAAGTTTTCAAGAGGTCAGAGCGATTAAAAACTCTCAAGAAGCAGTTTTTAAGGCTGTGAATGAGCGGAAAAGAGATGAGCTAGTTTTAGTAACGGGATCTTTATATTTAGTTGGGGAAGTACGAACGATGTGGGAATTGTCGGAGGTTTGA